A genomic stretch from Colwellia sp. Arc7-635 includes:
- a CDS encoding MotA/TolQ/ExbB proton channel family protein — MSSFLEGLLRGLNPEAVTSVIIFIMIAVFIASSVLAKKNKAVEFVHYTPTLLTTLGIFGTFVGIVIGLLDFDHTKIDVSISLLLSGLKTAFITSLAGMLSSLLFKSLLTTPLLRPKFQSDDVISASPEQILSAMQSQVKETQALKEAIVGNDESTLFGLLKLMRSDMNDNAKLAKQLSVENAEKQFESFAVFSDKLWIKLQDFADTLSKSATEQVIEALKQVITDFNNNLTEQFGENFKQLNAAVIKLVDWQENYKQQLEHMHTQYEHGVQAITLTESSVANISEQSKAIPQTMNDLQLVMEVNQHQISELENHLEAFKDIRDRAVEAVPEIRQQVENTVTEITKAVGVASAHYEKVVAESDVFIKETLTATDNLIDNFVKKSEQSVSLVAEKLIESSETIGKNIDFAGTEFTNNTARTNGSLQTASDHLQSQTELIKQHLNDAVIDLNNNMREMIATLVDDAKSMTTTLSDANKSLVTDTNSARVAFVDSNEKLQKQMQTMLEEAASQQVKQAQRTFDAMEEQIKQQVGLTGEAVEKQVGVIDQAMQQEINRVMNEMGTSLAQIAGQFTRDYKNLTLAMQKIVKEQVSA; from the coding sequence ATGAGTAGTTTTTTAGAAGGACTTTTAAGGGGGCTTAACCCCGAAGCGGTTACCAGTGTTATCATTTTCATTATGATTGCTGTATTTATAGCATCTAGCGTGTTAGCAAAGAAAAATAAAGCAGTAGAGTTTGTGCATTACACACCTACCTTGTTAACAACTTTAGGTATTTTCGGTACCTTTGTCGGTATTGTTATTGGCTTACTTGATTTTGACCATACAAAAATAGACGTCAGTATTTCATTGTTATTAAGTGGCCTTAAAACAGCCTTTATTACTAGTCTCGCCGGTATGCTTTCATCTTTATTATTTAAAAGCCTTTTAACAACTCCACTATTAAGACCTAAATTTCAATCGGATGACGTAATTAGCGCTTCACCAGAGCAGATTTTGTCGGCTATGCAGAGCCAAGTCAAAGAAACACAAGCGCTTAAAGAGGCTATTGTGGGTAATGATGAGTCGACGTTGTTTGGTCTGCTGAAACTAATGCGCAGTGATATGAACGATAATGCCAAGCTTGCCAAACAACTATCAGTAGAAAATGCGGAAAAACAATTTGAAAGTTTTGCTGTTTTTTCTGACAAGTTATGGATAAAACTACAAGACTTTGCCGATACACTGTCTAAGTCAGCTACAGAACAAGTTATAGAAGCTTTGAAGCAAGTTATAACCGATTTCAATAACAACTTAACCGAGCAATTTGGTGAAAATTTTAAACAGTTGAACGCAGCGGTGATTAAACTTGTTGATTGGCAAGAAAATTATAAACAACAACTTGAGCATATGCACACTCAATATGAACATGGTGTGCAAGCTATTACGTTAACTGAAAGCTCGGTTGCAAATATAAGCGAACAGTCAAAAGCTATACCTCAAACCATGAATGATTTGCAACTTGTTATGGAAGTGAATCAACATCAAATAAGTGAACTAGAGAACCATTTAGAAGCCTTTAAAGATATTCGTGACCGAGCGGTAGAAGCGGTGCCTGAAATTCGTCAACAGGTCGAAAATACCGTTACAGAAATCACTAAAGCGGTTGGTGTAGCTAGTGCGCATTATGAAAAAGTTGTTGCTGAGTCGGATGTTTTTATCAAAGAAACACTAACCGCAACCGATAATTTAATTGATAACTTTGTTAAAAAGTCAGAGCAAAGTGTTTCGCTAGTAGCTGAAAAATTGATTGAAAGCTCTGAAACAATTGGGAAAAACATTGATTTTGCAGGTACTGAATTTACCAATAATACCGCTAGAACTAATGGTAGCTTGCAAACAGCATCGGATCATTTGCAAAGCCAAACAGAGTTGATTAAGCAACATCTAAATGATGCGGTGATTGACTTAAACAACAATATGAGAGAAATGATAGCAACATTAGTTGATGATGCAAAAAGTATGACTACCACCTTAAGTGATGCTAATAAGTCATTAGTTACTGATACAAATAGTGCCAGAGTCGCCTTTGTGGATTCTAACGAGAAGTTACAGAAGCAAATGCAAACAATGCTTGAAGAAGCCGCGTCACAACAGGTTAAGCAAGCACAACGTACTTTTGATGCAATGGAAGAGCAAATAAAACAACAAGTAGGACTTACCGGTGAAGCGGTTGAAAAGCAAGTAGGCGTTATTGATCAGGCTATGCAGCAAGAAATTAACCGAGTAATGAATGAAATGGGTACATCGTTGGCGCAAATTGCTGGTCAATTTACGCGTGATTATAAAAATTTAACATTAGCGATGCAAAAAATAGTTAAAGAACAGGTTAGTGCCTAA
- a CDS encoding choice-of-anchor I family protein: MLKINKYKAGLLTIALSMGLSGCNIDGDNGDQGIQGVVGTDGSDGSDGKSLPRALNVEVVGRFATGIYGKSAAEIVQFHKNSNSAFAINGASNQIEVINLTDLSTTEVGDPVADESLSSSAFTFPLSVSVKNTLGVEKNILLGAVNSIAIKGDLLAIAIEGEVKQAPGAILFYSLSASGEGTFIKAVEAGALPDMVTFTPDGNKVLVANEGEPNADYSNDPEGSISVISVVDMLPADVAMTINLGSDIVFSDDNLSPEHYDTDEKRFAILAKAGVKFAGPTGNTVAKDLEPEYITTSSNNEIAYVSLQENNAIGIINLKDLTIEVKALGYKDLGKYQLDFTNKDEVPEFKSIQGLYGMYQPDTIASYSWNGSTFIVSANEGDARDYDGYSEEVRVKDIIDPDELNQTLSTELQSQYDESGGKNYLGRLKVTTALGDKDQDGEFEKLFAYGARSFSIWDKNINLVFDSGDDFGKISSAILGNNFNAAHTENKGDNRSDDKGGEPEAIDVGEIAGRTYAFISQERAGDLFVYDITNPFNTAFVTHYNNRDFTVDYEMDDDLADPCDSNEGMDCTQVNMAGDLGPESIKFISAADSPTNTPLLVIGNEVSGTVTVYQVTEQ; the protein is encoded by the coding sequence ATGTTGAAAATTAACAAGTATAAAGCAGGGTTACTCACTATTGCATTATCAATGGGGTTAAGCGGTTGTAATATCGACGGCGATAATGGCGATCAAGGAATACAAGGTGTTGTTGGTACTGATGGCTCTGATGGTAGTGACGGTAAGAGCTTACCTCGCGCATTAAATGTTGAAGTCGTTGGCCGTTTTGCTACTGGAATTTACGGTAAAAGTGCGGCAGAAATTGTACAGTTTCATAAAAACTCAAACTCTGCTTTTGCCATTAATGGCGCTTCTAATCAAATAGAAGTCATCAATTTAACTGACCTTTCGACAACTGAAGTAGGTGATCCTGTCGCGGATGAAAGTTTGAGCTCGAGTGCTTTTACTTTTCCGTTAAGCGTTTCGGTAAAGAATACCCTGGGCGTTGAAAAAAACATTTTGTTAGGTGCTGTTAATTCAATTGCCATTAAAGGTGACTTGTTAGCCATTGCTATTGAAGGTGAGGTTAAACAAGCACCTGGCGCTATTTTATTTTACAGCTTAAGTGCTAGTGGAGAAGGCACGTTCATTAAAGCGGTAGAAGCTGGCGCTTTACCTGATATGGTTACTTTTACGCCGGATGGTAACAAGGTATTAGTTGCCAATGAAGGCGAACCCAATGCTGATTACTCAAATGACCCTGAAGGTTCAATATCAGTTATTTCTGTTGTTGATATGTTGCCAGCTGATGTTGCTATGACGATTAATTTGGGCTCAGATATTGTCTTTAGTGATGATAACTTATCTCCTGAACACTATGATACCGATGAAAAACGATTCGCTATTTTAGCTAAAGCAGGTGTGAAGTTTGCTGGACCAACAGGAAATACGGTCGCGAAAGATTTAGAACCAGAATATATTACGACCTCAAGTAACAATGAAATAGCGTATGTGTCTCTGCAAGAGAATAATGCGATCGGTATTATTAATCTTAAAGATTTAACCATTGAAGTGAAAGCGCTTGGTTATAAAGATTTGGGTAAGTATCAATTAGACTTTACTAATAAAGACGAAGTCCCTGAGTTTAAAAGTATTCAAGGGCTATATGGCATGTATCAACCTGATACTATTGCTTCATATTCTTGGAATGGTTCGACATTCATTGTGTCTGCAAATGAAGGTGATGCAAGAGATTATGACGGTTATTCTGAAGAAGTACGTGTCAAAGATATTATTGATCCCGATGAGCTTAATCAAACACTGTCAACAGAATTACAAAGTCAGTATGACGAGTCTGGCGGTAAAAACTATTTAGGGCGCTTAAAGGTAACGACGGCTTTAGGTGATAAAGACCAAGATGGTGAGTTTGAAAAATTATTTGCCTATGGCGCTCGTTCATTCTCCATTTGGGATAAAAACATTAATTTAGTCTTTGATTCTGGTGATGATTTCGGCAAAATTTCTTCAGCTATTCTTGGAAATAATTTTAATGCCGCACATACCGAAAATAAAGGCGATAACCGCTCTGATGATAAGGGTGGTGAGCCTGAAGCGATTGATGTGGGAGAAATAGCAGGAAGAACTTACGCCTTTATTTCTCAAGAACGCGCAGGGGATTTATTTGTTTACGACATTACAAACCCTTTTAATACTGCTTTTGTCACACATTACAACAATCGTGATTTTACTGTTGATTACGAAATGGATGATGACTTAGCTGATCCTTGTGATAGTAATGAAGGCATGGATTGTACTCAGGTGAATATGGCTGGTGATTTAGGTCCTGAAAGTATTAAATTTATATCAGCAGCAGACAGTCCAACGAATACGCCATTATTAGTGATTGGTAATGAAGTCTCTGGCACCGTTACGGTTTATCAAGTAACTGAGCAGTAG
- a CDS encoding response regulator transcription factor, which yields MKILLVEDCQSVAEVIFDYFEASGISLDYAATGTLGLSLAQSQKFDCIVLDIMLPGLDGISLCKQLRAEGNNTPIIMLTARDTDSDMLSGFREGADDYIVKPFNLELLEARIHSLIRRNSGIGFINQLTYGFITLDINTHQVWRGKSELKLTPIGFKILKLLVQRSPNVVSRQEIEDVLWPDDPPDQDILRKHVYQLRSKVDTPFTENIIETVPKLGYRLAAQ from the coding sequence TTGAAAATATTACTGGTAGAAGACTGCCAGAGCGTTGCGGAAGTAATTTTTGATTATTTTGAGGCCTCAGGTATAAGCCTTGATTATGCTGCTACTGGCACATTAGGGCTATCATTAGCACAATCACAAAAGTTTGACTGCATTGTTCTAGATATCATGCTACCAGGACTTGATGGAATTAGTCTTTGCAAACAGCTGAGGGCCGAAGGCAATAACACCCCGATTATAATGCTCACCGCGCGCGATACTGATAGCGATATGTTATCTGGATTTCGCGAGGGAGCTGATGATTACATTGTAAAGCCTTTCAATTTAGAGTTATTAGAAGCGCGTATCCACAGCCTTATTCGTCGTAATTCAGGTATCGGCTTTATCAATCAATTAACTTATGGCTTTATAACGTTAGATATAAACACTCATCAAGTCTGGCGTGGTAAAAGCGAGCTCAAGTTAACGCCTATTGGTTTTAAAATATTAAAGCTTTTAGTGCAAAGGTCACCAAACGTGGTATCTCGTCAAGAAATAGAGGATGTACTTTGGCCTGATGATCCACCCGACCAAGATATATTACGCAAACATGTTTATCAGCTACGTAGCAAAGTAGACACACCTTTCACTGAAAATATTATAGAAACGGTGCCTAAATTGGGCTACCGATTGGCTGCACAATAA
- a CDS encoding OmpA family protein, producing MFDNGEIELKPTFTGILNDFFPRYLNVLKPFRASLNEVRIEGHTSSAWNITSTDSEAYFNNMRLSQGRTRSVLSYLYSLVPDETDWIKRNIAAVGFSSSRLILNADGTEDAEQSRRVSFRAITNADIQIKRILEAEE from the coding sequence TTGTTCGATAATGGTGAAATAGAATTAAAGCCGACTTTTACAGGTATATTAAATGACTTTTTCCCTAGGTATCTTAATGTGCTAAAGCCGTTCCGTGCTTCTCTTAATGAGGTAAGAATTGAAGGGCATACTAGTAGTGCATGGAATATTACAAGTACTGACAGTGAAGCCTATTTCAATAATATGCGCTTATCACAGGGGAGAACCCGCTCTGTATTGTCTTATTTATACAGCTTAGTGCCGGATGAAACAGATTGGATAAAACGTAATATTGCGGCTGTTGGCTTTTCGTCTTCAAGGTTAATACTTAATGCTGACGGTACAGAAGATGCGGAACAATCAAGGCGTGTTTCCTTTAGAGCTATAACTAATGCCGATATTCAAATAAAACGAATTTTGGAAGCAGAAGAATGA
- a CDS encoding HNH endonuclease signature motif containing protein, with translation MKLTVNFAQLHHCVQLMGAEEADFELGLAFKDIDPIDAALRDGQELGKDIDLIDIEHTKGVLSYKGRQIMLYIPDQGSNIRNVIQDGKQGRRIHIAECSTLQQMRETGRFPRYQVTNEMSGYVPVYGVDSDTYQGVEDKAHLGTCMNCLRILNYQGYLLKGKLERHSIFEKFSFINFFETYSSYFKSLPVSGQSKGLTTYSSDWSSISSTMKNKVNYMCEQCGVDLDTEKKLLHVHHIDGVKSNNKSSNLRVLCADCHKKQPHHEHLFIKAGDVLSINRLRREQHKFDNTTYNQLIGCADTALEGLLLKCQSSRLPITELGIAVMYEHISVQFDLCWPRKKVAVLIDMKNATLVKNHGWTVFSASQALEKFQDFQRYIR, from the coding sequence ATGAAGTTAACTGTTAACTTTGCTCAACTGCATCACTGTGTGCAACTAATGGGAGCAGAAGAAGCTGATTTTGAACTAGGACTCGCCTTTAAAGATATTGATCCGATTGATGCTGCTCTTAGAGATGGGCAAGAGCTTGGTAAAGATATAGATCTTATTGATATAGAGCACACTAAAGGAGTACTTAGTTATAAAGGGCGACAGATCATGCTTTATATTCCGGATCAAGGAAGTAATATTCGGAATGTCATTCAAGATGGTAAACAAGGGAGACGAATACACATAGCTGAATGTAGTACTTTACAACAAATGCGTGAAACAGGACGTTTTCCACGCTACCAAGTGACTAATGAAATGAGCGGGTATGTACCTGTTTATGGTGTAGACTCTGACACTTATCAAGGCGTGGAGGATAAGGCTCATTTAGGTACATGTATGAACTGTTTACGTATCCTCAATTACCAAGGCTATCTACTTAAAGGTAAGCTTGAGCGGCATAGTATTTTTGAAAAATTTAGCTTTATAAACTTCTTTGAAACTTACAGTTCTTATTTCAAAAGCTTACCAGTTAGCGGACAAAGCAAAGGTTTGACCACTTATTCGTCAGATTGGTCTTCTATTTCTTCTACGATGAAGAATAAAGTTAATTATATGTGTGAACAATGTGGCGTTGATCTTGATACAGAAAAGAAATTATTACATGTACATCATATTGATGGCGTTAAATCGAATAATAAAAGTAGCAACCTTCGAGTGTTGTGTGCTGATTGTCATAAGAAACAACCACACCATGAGCACTTATTTATCAAAGCCGGTGATGTTTTATCGATCAATAGATTACGGCGAGAGCAACATAAATTCGACAACACTACCTATAATCAGTTAATAGGGTGTGCAGATACAGCACTCGAGGGGCTTCTGCTAAAATGTCAGAGTTCACGATTACCAATTACTGAGTTAGGTATTGCGGTTATGTACGAGCATATCTCAGTACAATTTGACCTATGCTGGCCACGAAAAAAAGTTGCTGTACTCATTGATATGAAAAACGCAACACTCGTTAAAAATCATGGTTGGACTGTATTTTCAGCATCTCAAGCACTTGAAAAATTTCAAGATTTTCAACGCTACATACGATAA
- a CDS encoding Y-family DNA polymerase, with amino-acid sequence MYALVDAVSFYASCEKVFDPSIRNKPVVVLTNNDGCICAVCPIARRLGVPKFMPYFQIKHFLAKHNVVIRSSNYELYASLSDKMMNVIGRYCDNQYIYSIDESFLQFKNYQTIISDWYAYGAEIRRAVWKETRLPVGVGFGSTPTLAKAANHAAKKLAGYNGVAVVDDAASRKEVLSKMAVTDVWGIGSRLGKRLNVLGIKSAWDLANQSPKSMRSQFSVLVERTVNELNGIVCLNWDEVKQAKKDIFSTRSFGQRVNDAHSLKTALVSHGVIVGRKVRQQQSLIRRLVIFAASSPHDDNFYSKSIVYEFPVATNNTLHIANAIAAVFNCVYESRVSFYRCGVGAIELENSQFQQQDLFSVSEDNPELMYCYDGINKRYGNDTLQLAAQGRVEKWQMRREFLSPSFTSKWRDIPKISC; translated from the coding sequence ATGTATGCGTTAGTTGATGCGGTGTCATTCTATGCGTCTTGCGAAAAGGTATTTGACCCATCGATTAGAAATAAGCCGGTTGTTGTACTGACAAATAATGATGGCTGTATTTGCGCCGTATGTCCTATTGCCCGCCGCTTGGGCGTACCAAAGTTTATGCCGTACTTTCAAATTAAGCACTTTTTGGCGAAGCACAATGTCGTTATTCGCTCATCTAACTACGAACTTTATGCCAGTCTTAGCGATAAAATGATGAATGTGATCGGCAGATATTGCGATAACCAGTATATTTACTCGATTGATGAGTCGTTTTTGCAGTTTAAGAATTACCAAACGATTATTAGCGATTGGTATGCCTATGGCGCTGAAATACGTCGTGCAGTATGGAAAGAAACACGTTTACCTGTGGGGGTCGGTTTTGGCTCTACGCCGACATTAGCCAAAGCGGCTAATCATGCCGCTAAAAAGTTAGCGGGTTATAACGGTGTTGCTGTTGTTGATGATGCCGCGTCACGTAAAGAAGTGTTATCAAAAATGGCAGTAACTGATGTTTGGGGGATCGGTAGTCGATTAGGCAAACGCTTGAACGTGTTAGGCATAAAAAGCGCATGGGATTTAGCTAATCAGTCACCCAAGTCTATGCGTAGCCAGTTTAGCGTTTTAGTTGAACGTACGGTTAACGAACTTAACGGTATTGTTTGCTTAAATTGGGATGAGGTTAAACAAGCCAAAAAAGATATATTTTCAACCAGAAGTTTTGGACAACGAGTCAACGATGCACACTCACTAAAAACAGCATTGGTCAGTCATGGCGTGATTGTTGGTCGTAAAGTAAGGCAACAACAGTCGTTAATAAGAAGGCTCGTTATATTTGCCGCAAGCTCGCCTCACGATGACAATTTCTATAGTAAATCGATTGTGTATGAATTTCCCGTTGCAACAAATAATACATTGCACATAGCGAATGCTATAGCTGCGGTTTTTAATTGCGTATATGAAAGTCGTGTTAGTTTTTATCGTTGCGGAGTAGGGGCTATTGAGCTGGAAAATAGCCAATTCCAGCAACAGGACTTATTTTCAGTGAGCGAGGATAACCCTGAACTTATGTACTGCTATGACGGCATCAATAAGCGCTATGGCAATGACACCTTACAATTAGCTGCGCAGGGTAGAGTTGAAAAGTGGCAAATGCGCCGTGAGTTTTTATCACCAAGCTTTACCAGTAAGTGGCGAGATATACCGAAGATCAGTTGTTAG
- a CDS encoding HAMP domain-containing sensor histidine kinase: MINTKPMSSKITQVYLIGLIVLLVFYGAILYNTILYAENKSGERRLAIAAPFHFTLFSQGHTGEIQIDPMMKIYDQYDILPSSIKRRLNRDWQGSMHFHFEDDTEYSAFAQQVMTQRGLAIVYALEDVDASEWEDVSFAIFQAVIFGLGLLIFIISALISVKMAKRISAPFSNLANQLKNNRNENENYAPLSVDGELSLELTQMLTGINSYRSRIQDAFTREKAFTRYVSHELRTPMTVVRGAISVLRLLKNDKAEKQYNRIDMAIIEMEQLIHTFLLLARDEDLLGLSTTISDDSIKNLLIDLEPTIKANQVSFHQQVQCEFSLSVQPLLFSAIVKNLLKNAVNCSVGGNVDLFISPQRIDVIDNGVGLDAKPRGYEGFGIGLNIVRDICEKYQWQFSLKSNKNKGCTASIIF; the protein is encoded by the coding sequence ATGATTAATACGAAACCCATGAGCAGTAAAATAACCCAAGTTTATTTGATTGGCTTAATCGTCCTGTTAGTGTTTTACGGCGCTATTTTATATAACACTATTTTGTATGCCGAAAATAAAAGCGGTGAAAGACGCTTAGCAATCGCGGCACCTTTCCACTTCACATTATTCAGTCAGGGACACACAGGAGAAATTCAGATTGATCCTATGATGAAAATTTACGATCAATACGACATATTACCCTCATCGATAAAGCGACGATTAAATCGAGATTGGCAAGGCAGTATGCACTTTCACTTTGAAGATGATACTGAATATAGTGCCTTTGCCCAGCAAGTGATGACCCAAAGAGGGTTAGCGATTGTATATGCGCTAGAAGATGTAGATGCGAGCGAATGGGAAGACGTTAGCTTTGCGATTTTTCAAGCGGTAATATTTGGTCTTGGCCTACTTATTTTTATTATTTCCGCGCTTATTAGTGTAAAAATGGCAAAACGTATCAGTGCACCATTTTCAAACTTAGCAAATCAATTGAAAAATAATAGAAATGAAAATGAAAATTATGCACCGTTATCCGTTGATGGAGAATTGTCACTTGAGTTAACACAAATGCTCACAGGCATAAACTCTTACCGTAGTAGAATTCAAGACGCCTTCACCAGAGAAAAAGCCTTTACTCGTTATGTTAGTCATGAGCTACGCACACCGATGACCGTAGTTCGCGGCGCGATTAGCGTCTTGCGCTTGTTAAAAAATGATAAGGCCGAAAAACAATATAATCGCATCGATATGGCAATTATTGAAATGGAACAGTTAATTCATACTTTCCTCTTACTAGCGAGAGATGAAGACTTATTAGGCTTAAGCACAACTATTTCAGATGACTCTATCAAAAATCTATTAATAGACCTTGAGCCGACCATAAAAGCGAACCAAGTTAGCTTTCATCAACAAGTACAATGTGAATTTAGCCTTAGTGTGCAGCCCTTACTTTTTTCAGCAATAGTTAAAAACTTATTAAAAAATGCAGTTAACTGTAGTGTGGGCGGAAATGTTGATTTATTTATTTCTCCACAAAGAATTGATGTTATTGATAATGGTGTAGGCCTTGACGCAAAACCCCGTGGCTATGAAGGGTTTGGAATAGGCCTTAATATTGTTCGAGATATTTGTGAAAAGTATCAATGGCAATTTAGCTTGAAAAGTAACAAAAATAAAGGCTGTACAGCATCAATAATTTTTTAA
- a CDS encoding cytochrome c/FTR1 family iron permease, translating to MNKRSAHFGYLNTFSNKVQQKLLSLVSVIVLSLSLFSQASVAQTEQTSQLRQLAQLAEYIGVDYASAVENGEVVNEDEYHEMLEFSAIIAKRISTQLEHENKAVIYQQSLALEQAIKDKSTVSHIRQLSADMRGQFLAILPDSLLPEQLLSTERTQQLFQENCSSCHGPSGQGDGILAKGLSPEPTNFTDRERAMNRSLLGLFDAISNGLDDTAMPAFTQLKDQERWSLAFYAGSLAFNADDSAEKPKDLALQNWINFNPSQLINRDNNINVGFIDAYRATPTLLFSEKQSPINTTKSQLNAALDAYHKNDYEKANTLAVSAYLDGFELIENSLDARDADLRKAIEENLINLRKVISTGGEETRLIALSAEVFNQLNEAEQLLTGSALSSSALFSASLVILLREGLEALLVVIALMTVLIKTNRKDALKYVHAGWVLALIAGIATWAVAQSIIDISGASREVMEGVAALLAAVMLLYVGIWMHSKTNAQQWQAYIQKHINTQLRAGTLWGLTLLSFIAVYREVFETVLFYQSLLTQAIPSQYSVAVSGFAAGIVILAVVAWAILKYSIKLPIARFFSMTTYLLLALAFILMGKAISALQEAAVIGISALPVRIDLPWIGVGSTWQGVLAQTAIVLFFVFYRMKTKEQPLTAK from the coding sequence ATGAATAAGAGATCTGCCCATTTTGGGTATCTGAATACTTTTTCCAATAAAGTTCAGCAAAAGTTACTGAGTTTAGTCAGTGTTATTGTGCTGTCGCTTTCTTTGTTTTCACAAGCGAGTGTTGCGCAAACTGAGCAAACATCTCAGTTACGTCAGCTGGCGCAATTGGCAGAGTATATTGGTGTTGATTATGCTTCGGCAGTAGAAAACGGTGAAGTGGTTAACGAAGATGAATATCATGAAATGCTTGAATTCTCAGCCATTATTGCGAAAAGAATTTCTACTCAACTTGAGCATGAAAATAAAGCCGTAATTTATCAACAATCATTAGCGTTAGAGCAAGCAATTAAAGACAAGTCGACGGTGAGTCATATTCGTCAATTAAGTGCTGATATGCGCGGTCAGTTTCTCGCTATTTTGCCTGATTCATTGCTTCCTGAGCAGCTGTTATCTACTGAACGCACACAGCAATTGTTCCAAGAAAATTGTTCGAGCTGTCATGGTCCGTCAGGGCAAGGTGATGGCATTTTAGCAAAAGGCCTATCGCCAGAGCCAACAAACTTCACTGACAGAGAGCGCGCAATGAATCGCTCATTACTGGGTTTGTTCGATGCTATTTCAAATGGTTTAGACGATACCGCTATGCCTGCTTTTACTCAACTTAAAGATCAAGAACGTTGGTCGTTAGCTTTTTATGCCGGCAGCCTTGCTTTTAATGCTGATGACAGTGCTGAAAAACCTAAAGATCTTGCGCTGCAAAACTGGATTAACTTTAACCCGTCTCAGCTAATCAATCGTGATAACAATATTAATGTAGGCTTTATTGATGCCTACAGAGCAACACCGACGTTATTGTTCAGTGAAAAACAAAGCCCTATAAACACCACAAAAAGTCAGTTAAATGCCGCTTTAGACGCTTATCATAAAAATGATTATGAAAAAGCGAATACCTTAGCGGTGAGCGCTTATCTTGATGGTTTTGAATTAATAGAAAATAGCTTAGACGCTAGAGATGCCGATTTACGCAAAGCTATTGAAGAAAACCTGATCAACTTAAGAAAAGTGATTAGCACGGGCGGTGAAGAAACGCGTTTAATTGCTTTGTCAGCAGAAGTGTTTAATCAGCTCAATGAAGCCGAGCAATTGCTAACCGGGTCTGCTTTATCAAGTAGTGCATTATTTAGCGCAAGTTTAGTTATTTTATTGCGAGAAGGGCTTGAAGCTTTATTAGTGGTTATTGCGCTAATGACGGTATTGATCAAAACAAATCGCAAAGATGCGCTTAAATATGTCCATGCAGGTTGGGTGTTAGCCTTAATTGCCGGCATAGCGACTTGGGCTGTAGCACAATCGATTATTGATATTAGCGGTGCGAGCCGAGAAGTGATGGAAGGTGTTGCCGCTTTACTTGCGGCAGTGATGTTGCTGTATGTTGGTATATGGATGCACAGCAAAACCAACGCTCAGCAATGGCAGGCCTATATTCAAAAACACATTAATACGCAATTACGCGCGGGCACGTTGTGGGGCTTAACCTTACTGTCGTTTATCGCAGTTTATCGTGAAGTATTTGAAACTGTATTGTTTTATCAATCATTATTAACTCAAGCGATACCAAGCCAGTATTCTGTTGCGGTGTCAGGCTTTGCTGCAGGTATCGTGATTTTAGCGGTAGTTGCTTGGGCCATTTTAAAATATTCAATTAAGCTGCCGATTGCTCGTTTCTTCTCTATGACCACCTATTTATTGCTCGCTTTAGCGTTCATTTTAATGGGCAAAGCGATATCCGCATTACAAGAAGCGGCTGTTATCGGTATTTCAGCATTGCCAGTTCGCATTGACCTGCCATGGATTGGTGTTGGTTCAACGTGGCAAGGCGTGCTTGCACAAACAGCCATTGTATTGTTTTTTGTGTTTTATCGAATGAAAACCAAAGAGCAACCGTTAACGGCTAAGTAA
- the umuD gene encoding translesion error-prone DNA polymerase V autoproteolytic subunit, which translates to MKVIPIYIEAGISGFESPAAEYKELGLSLDQLLIAHPDATFIGLAQGQSMQDVGIFDGDLLLVDRSEQVKDGDVIVANYNGCFTCKFIDRIHARLLSASATHPPVNISPEDEFQIEGVVTRSIRLHRPVREFSSCMR; encoded by the coding sequence ATGAAAGTAATTCCTATTTATATCGAGGCCGGCATTTCTGGTTTCGAATCTCCTGCGGCTGAATATAAAGAGCTTGGTTTGTCATTGGATCAGCTTTTAATTGCTCACCCTGATGCAACCTTTATTGGCTTAGCGCAAGGACAGTCAATGCAAGATGTCGGTATATTCGACGGCGATTTATTGTTGGTTGATCGCAGTGAACAGGTAAAAGATGGTGATGTTATTGTGGCTAATTACAATGGCTGCTTTACCTGTAAGTTTATTGACAGAATACACGCGAGGTTATTATCCGCATCGGCAACACATCCTCCGGTAAATATTAGTCCAGAGGATGAATTTCAAATAGAGGGTGTTGTGACTCGCTCTATTCGGTTGCATCGGCCTGTGCGGGAGTTTAGCTCATGTATGCGTTAG